In one Solanum dulcamara chromosome 1, daSolDulc1.2, whole genome shotgun sequence genomic region, the following are encoded:
- the LOC129894936 gene encoding uncharacterized protein LOC129894936: MARLILEENKNKSRTCKVLWNANIEFEIGEEEYRHIVNLTDRVCSCRTWQLRGIPCQHVVSALCHIGQELEPLVEHWYKKDTLLKAYSHFIQLITNIKMWPETNNPRIERPEPKPMSGRPARNKRKGKDEPRKKYGKMSKQGVKQTCSKCKLESHNKRYCKVTG, from the exons ATGGCTAGACTTATCTTAGAGGAGAATAAGAACAAGTCTAGGACATGTAAGGTTCTTTGGAATGCTAATATTGAATTTGAGATTGGAGAAGAGGAGTATAGGCATATAGTTAACTTGACTGATAGAGTTTGTAGTTGTAGAACTTGGCAACTGAGAGGCATTCCATGCCAACATGTTGTTTCTGCTTTGTGCCACATAGGACAGGAGCTTGAACCTCTTGTGGAGCATTGGTATAAGAAGGATACCTTGTTAAAGGCTTATAGTCATTTCATCCAACTAATTACAAATATAAAGATGTGGCCTGAAACTAACAATCCAAGGATTGAACGTCCTGAACCTAAACCAATGTCTGGCAGACCTgcaagaaataaaagaaagggcaaagatgaaccaAGAAAGAAGTATGGAAAAATGTCCAAACAAGGGGTGAAACAGACTTGTTCTAAGTGTAAACTAGAAAGTCATAACAAGAGATATTGCAAG GTTACTGGTTAA
- the LOC129880503 gene encoding farnesylcysteine lyase, with product MKNLYLVLSLILISTAIATAVAVDSESSSPTVCIIGSGISGSSVAHFLRSYSSSEIGEIRIFERHDVVGGRTATVTISGETFEAGASILHPKNYHALNYTKYLNLSVREPPPSESDSSFGIWNGRDFVFKTLSFNSNFPIFQRVVSFANSVLIFFRYGFSLFRMNNFVDNTVNNFLKYYQGFESRPVFETVEEMLKWSGLYNLTRRTLQEELLDFRLSPRIIEELVTVITRINYGQSISISGLAGAVSLAGGDSGVWSVEGGNRQMAAGLINHSDVKLHLNEEVESVSFIEKKYQLNTTKGKSYQCGITVVATPLDEVNIQFLPGISIPERKLQHTYTTFVRGVLNPAYFGLGSLSEVPQLVGTVETPDVPFSSISVLKQHKENDMSYKVFSRKPLDDALLDRVFSVRNETIKIDWGAYPHYHAPEVFAPFILDGQHLYYVNAFENAASTIETSAVAAENIARLILSRLTGQKPASSVKLKSFGDDAYDVHADL from the coding sequence ATGAAGAATCTCTACCTGGTTTTGTCACTTATACTCATCTCCACGGCCATTGCCACCGCCGTCGCCGTTGACTCGGAATCATCATCTCCGACTGTCTGCATTATCGGCAGCGGAATCAGCGGATCCTCAGTGGCGCACTTTCTCCGGAGTTATTCCAGTTCCGAAATCGGCGAAATTAGAATCTTCGAGAGGCATGATGTCGTCGGAGGACGCACGGCGACGGTGACTATTTCCGGAGAGACATTCGAGGCTGGTGCATCCATCCTTCATCCGAAGAACTACCACGCTTTGAATTACACTAAGTATCTAAATCTCTCTGTCCGAGAACCTCCTCCTTCTGAATCTGATTCGTCTTTCGGTATATGGAACGGACGTGATTTCGTTTTCAAAACCCTAAGTTTCAATTCGAATTTCCCTATTTTCCAACGCGTTGTGTCCTTCGCTAATTCGGTCTTAATTTTCTTTCGCTACGGATTCTCTCTGTTTCGCATGAACAATTTCGTCGACAACACCGTGAACAATTTTTTGAAGTATTATCAAGGTTTTGAGTCACGGCCAGTGTTCGAAACTGTGGAAGAGATGCTTAAATGGTCCGGGCTATACAATTTGACGAGAAGAACACTACAGGAGGAGTTACTCGATTTTCGTTTGTCTCCTCGGATCATTGAAGAACTAGTCACCGTTATTACCAGAATCAACTACGGGCAAAGTATCAGCATCAGTGGACTTGCCGGAGCTGTTTCTTTAGCTGGAGGTGATTCAGGTGTATGGTCAGTTGAAGGCGGAAATCGGCAAATGGCTGCTGGTTTGATCAATCATTCAGATGTGAAATTGCACCTTAATGAAGAAGTAGAATCAGTTTCTTTCATAGAGAAAAAATATCAACTCAACACCACAAAGGGAAAGAGTTATCAATGTGGAATAACAGTCGTGGCTACACCTTTGGATGAGGTGAACATTCAATTTCTTCCGGGAATATCAATCCCGGAGAGGAAATTACAGCACACATATACGACATTCGTTAGAGGTGTGTTGAATCCGGCTTATTTTGGTTTAGGTTCGTTATCAGAAGTTCCACAACTGGTAGGCACTGTTGAGACTCCTGATGTTCCCTTTTCGAGTATCTCGGTTCTTAAGCAACATAAGGAGAATGATATGTCCTACAAGGTGTTCTCGCGTAAACCTCTTGACGATGCTTTATTAGATCGGGTTTTCAGTGTGAGAAATGAGACAATCAAGATAGACTGGGGTGCATATCCTCATTATCATGCTCCTGAGGTATTTGCGCCGTTTATCTTGGATGGTCAGCACTTGTACTATGTGAATGCTTTTGAGAATGCAGCTAGCACCATAGAAACAAGTGCTGTTGCTGCTGAAAATATTGCAAGGCTGATTCTTTCTAGGCTTACTGGGCAAAAACCCGCAAGTTCAGTGAAATTGAAAAGCTTTGGGGACGATGCATATGATGTGCATGCAGACTTGTGA
- the LOC129880509 gene encoding transcription initiation factor IIA subunit 2 — protein MATFELYRRSTIGMCLTETLDEMVSNGILSPEHAIQVLVQFDKSMTEALETQVKSKVTIKGHLHTYRFCDNVWTFILQDAVFKSEECQETVNRVKIVACDSKLLTQ, from the exons ATGGCGACGTTTGAGCTATACAGGAGGTCAACAATTGGTATGTGCTTGACTGAAACACTTGATGAAATGGTATCTAACGGAATTCTTAGCCCGGAGCACGCCATTCAAGTTCTCGTTCAGTTTGACAAG TCAATGACTGAAGCTTTGGAGACTCAAGTAAAGAGCAAAGTTACTATTAAG GGACATCTTCACACCTACAGGTTCTGTGACAATGTGTGGACCTTTATCTTACAAGATGCTGTGTTCAAGAGCGAGGAATGCCAGGAGACTGTTAACCGCGTTAAGATTGTGGCATGTGACTCAAAGCTGCTCACACAGTGA
- the LOC129880517 gene encoding wall-associated receptor kinase-like 20, giving the protein MASILLLLLLICTTPAALSARRCADCGSSPVPYPLSTGPDCGDQSYKIRCSSNTQTQQLFFDTLNNTYPIRSISPESQRLTIQPSPFLSNTTCITQDISYGGVLLNSSLPFNITSSNTIIFLNCSEILLTTPLNCSSESLCHTYVNESSENGGAIGACRNAPICCTFKAGGSSTSDKIRVRESGCRAYRSFVNLDSTLPVSRWPEPGMELQWVSPPEPVCTAQSNCDSDSTCRPDPDLNGGISRCFCHSGFHWDPIAALCAQDVTCQNPDGCGSDHTALIAGLTSGIGVAVIAAVIGFFVYRRHKRIKEARDRLAREREDILSSGGVKSAKLFTGKEIKKATNNFSTDRLLGAGGYGEVYYGVLDDGTVVAVKCAKLGNTKGIEQVLNEVRILCQVNHKNLVRILGCCVELEQPLLVYEYVPNGTLSDHLYMQGKLLTWDCRLSIAHATAEGLAYLHFSAVPPIYHRDVKSSNILLDDKLNAKVADFGLSRLAHTDLSHVSTCAQGTLGYLDPEYYRNYQLTDKSDVYSFGVVLLELLTSQKAIDFGRAQDDVNLAIYVQRLVEEERIMDAVDPALKEGASSIELETMKALGFLAVSCLEERRQSRPSMKEVAEEIEYIISIATAKTIE; this is encoded by the exons ATGGCATCCATCCTCCTCCTGCTGCTGCTAATCTGCACAACCCCTGCAGCACTTTCTGCTCGTCGTTGTGCTGATTGTGGGTCTTCTCCTGTCCCTTACCCACTCAGTACTGGCCCTGATTGTGGTGACCAATCATACAAAATACGTTGCAGTAGTAACACCCAAACCCAACAACTCTTCTTCGATACTCTCAACAATACCTATCCAATCCGTTCAATTTCTCCTGAATCCCAAAGGCTCACTATCCAACCATCACCCTTTTTGTCGAATACCACCTGCATCACGCAGGACATTTCTTACGGGGGTGTTCTGTTGaattcttctcttcctttcaaCATTACGAGCAGCAACACAATCATTTTCCTTAACTGTTCCGAGATCTTGCTTACGACTCCGCTTAATTGCTCGTCGGAGAGTCTGTGTCATACTTACGTGAATGAAAGTTCTGAAAATGGTGGAGCTATTGGCGCGTGTAGGAACGCGCCGATTTGTTGTACGTTTAAGGCAGGTGGATCGTCGACGTCGGATAAGATTCGGGTTAGGGAATCGGGTTGTCGGGCTTATCGGAGTTTTGTGAATTTGGATTCGACGTTACCGGTTAGTAGATGGCCGGAACCCGGGATGGAATTGCAGTGGGTTTCACCACCGGAGCCGGTTTGTACGGCTCAGTCCAATTGTGATTCTGACTCGACTTGTAGACCCGACCCGGATTTGAATGGAGGTATCAGCAGATGTTTTTGTCACTCCGGGTTTCATTGGGATCCAATTGCCGCTTTATGTGCCCAGG ATGTGACATGCCAAAATCCTGATGGTTGTGGTAGCGACCACACTGCACTCATAGCAG GTTTGACATCAGGCATAGGTGTGGCGGTGATTGCTGCTGTAATTGGTTTTTTTGTGTACAGACGTCACAAACGAATTAAGGAAGCACGAGATCGACTAGCTCGCGAACGGGAAGATATTCTAAGCTCAGGTGGTGTAAAATCTGCGAAGTTATTTACAGgcaaagaaatcaagaaagcaACAAACAATTTCTCTACGGACCGCCTTCTAGGTGCTGGGGGTTATGGTGAGGTTTACTATGGTGTACTTGATGATGGCACCGTGGTTGCTGTTAAGTGTGCCAAGCTAGGGAATACTAAAGGCATTGAGCAAGTTCTCAACGAGGTCAGAATACTCTGTCAGGTTAACCACAAGAACCTCGTGCGTATTCTAGGTTGTTGTGTTGAGCTTGAACAGCCTTTGCTGGTTTATGAGTATGTCCCGAATGGAACTCTTAGTGATCATTTGTATATGCAAGGCAAACTTCTAACATGGGATTGCCGGCTCAGCATTGCTCATGCAACTGCAGAGGGACTTGCTTACTTGCATTTCTCTGCAGTTCCTCCTATTTACCATCGAGATGTCAAGTCTAGCAACATTTTGCTCGATGACAAGTTGAATGCTAAAGTCGCCGACTTTGGTCTTTCACGGTTGGCACATACAGACCTGAGTCACGTGTCCACCTGTGCTCAGGGTACTCTTGGTTATCTTGACCCTGAGTACTACAGGAACTACCAATTGACAGACAAGAGTGATGTGTACAGTTTCGGGGTTGTGTTGTTGGAACTCTTGACATCCCAAAAGGCAATAGACTTTGGTCGAGCACAGGATGATGTGAACTTGGCTATATACGTGCAAAGGTTGGTAGAGGAAGAGAGAATAATGGATGCTGTTGATCCTGCATTAAAGGAGGGAGCAAGCAGCATAGAGTTGGAAACAATGAAGGCACTCGGTTTTCTGGCTGTCAGTTGCTTGGAGGAAAGAAGACAAAGCAGGCCTTCGATGAAAGAAGTAGCCGAGGAGATTGAGTACATAATCTCTATTGCTACTGCAAAAACAATAGAATGA
- the LOC129880524 gene encoding probable rhamnogalacturonate lyase B gives MSSTRLHLNSQNDYVVINNGVVEITWTNPGGIIKGIKYEGIENLLELNNKDLNGGFWDLNWSEASSTKTRGKFDTIQGTDLQVIVENEEQIELSFTRMWSPKVQGQQAPLYIDRRFVVFRDVPGFYSYAIFEHTKDMPAFHLNTTRIAFMLNKEKFHYMVITDNRQRLMPSAEDRLPGRGEPLAYPEAVLLIDPIEPEFKGEVDDKYQYSLENKDNQVHGWICFDPPVGFWQITPSNEFRTGGPFKQDLTSHVNPTTLAIFLTSHYAGTELLVKFETGEEWKKVLGPVFTYFNSVSDKEMALSLWDDAKRQMNEEVQSWPYSFPTSEEFPKCGQRGVVRGWLLVQDRCLSKETLPGKAASVGLAAPGDAGSWQRENKGYQFWTTTDEDGYFVIKNIRAGSYNLYGLVPGFIGDYKYEVLITITEGCDIELGEIVYEPPRDGPTLWEIGIPDRSAAEFYIPDPNPKYVNKLYINQDKFRQYGLWERYAELYPDNDLVYTVGVSDYQKDWFFAQVNREIGDNAYQSTTWQIKFKIDNVDQGGTYTLRVALAAANHAELQVRINDPTADPPLLSTGEIGGDNAIARHAIHGIYWFFTITIPSSLLLGGENTIFLTQAKTANTFQGIMYDYIRLEGPSCQSENL, from the exons ATGTCTTCTACAAGACTGCACttaaattctcaaaatgactAT GTGGTGATAAACAATGGTGTTGTGGAAATAACTTGGACAAATCCAGGAGGGATTATCAAAGGGATAAAGTACGAGGGAATTGAAAACTTGCTGGAACTAAACAATAAAGATTTGAATGGAGG GTTCTGGGACCTTAATTGGAGCGAAGCGAGTAgtacaaaaacaaggggaaaGTTTGACAC GATACAAGGGACAGATTTGCAAGTTATAGTGGAAAATGAGGAGCAGATTGAGCTTTCATTCACAAGAATGTGGAGTCCAAAAGTCCAGGGTCAACAAGCTCCTTTGTATATTGATAGGAG GTTTGTAGTATTTCGTGATGTCCCAGGATTCTACTCGTATGCTATCTTTGAGCACACGAAAGACATGCCTGCTTTCCACCTTAACACGACCAGAATTGCTTTCATGCTCAATAAAGAAAA GTTTCACTACATGGTCATAACAGATAATAGACAAAGACTTATGCCTAGTGCAGAAGACCGGCTTCCAGGGAGAGGCGAACCGCTAGCCTATCCTGAAGCAGTTCTCCTCATCGATCCTATAGAGCCAGAGTTCAAAGGAGAG GTGGATGACAAATATCAGTATTCTCTTGAAAACAAAGATAATCAAGTGCATGGATGGATATGTTTTGACCCTCCTGTGGGGTTTTGGCAAATCACTCCGAGCAATGAATTTCGAACAGGAGGGCCATTCAAACAAGATTTAACCTCCCACGTGAATCCGACCACCCTTGCT ATATTTCTAACTTCCCACTATGCTGGCACAGAACTTCTGGTAAAATTTGAAACTGGAGAGGAATGGAAGAAAGTCCTTGGCCCCGTGTTCACATATTTTAATTCTGTATCAGACAAAGAAATGGCTCTATCGCTTTGGGATGACGCAAAAAGACAG atgaacGAAGAAGTCCAATCCTGGCCTTACAGTTTCCCAACTTCTGAAGAATTTCCTAAATGTGGTCAAAGGGGCGTAGTTAGAGGTTGGTTGCTAGTGCAAGACAG ATGCTTAAGCAAGGAAACTTTACCTGGAAAAGCTGCATCTGTAGGACTAGCAGCACCAGGAGACGCTGGATCATGGCAAAGAGAGAATAAG GGTTACCAATTTTGGACCACAACGGATGAGGACGGCTACTTTGTCATTAAGAACATACGTGCAGGATCATATAATCTTTATGGATTGGTGCCTGGATTTATCGGAGATTACAAGTATGAAGTTCTAATAACTATAACAGAAG GTTGTGATATTGAGCTGGGTGAGATTGTTTATGAGCCTCCAAGAGATGGTCCTACCTTGTGGGAGATCGGTATCCCTGACCGCTCTGCTGCAGAGTTTTATATTCCTGATCCAAACCCGAAATACGTTAACAAACTTTACATAAATCAAGACAA ATTTAGGCAGTATGGTTTGTGGGAGAGATATGCAGAGTTATATCCTGATAATGATTTGGTCTACACAGTTGGAGTTAGTGACTATCAGAAAGACTGGTTCTTTGCTCAGGTTAACAG GGAGATAGGTGACAATGCATATCAAAGTACTACATGGCAAATCAAGTTCAAGATTGATAATGTAGATCAAGGTGGAACATACACATTGCGAGTAGCACTTGCAGCTGCAAATCATGCTGAATTGCAG GTCCGGATCAACGATCCAACAGCAGATCCTCCCCTACTTTCAACTGGGGAAATTGGAGGAGACAATGCAATTGCAAGACATGCTATTCATGGGATCTATTGGTTTTTCACTATAACAATACCTAGTTCACTacttttgggaggagaaaacaCCATATTTTTGACACAAGCAAAGACAGCCAACACTTTCCAAGGGATTATGTATGATTATATCCGCTTGGAAGGTCCCTCATGCCAGAGCGAAAACCTTTGA
- the LOC129889773 gene encoding polygalacturonase inhibitor-like, whose translation MKSSLVSILPFFLFFLSTSLSQRCNQNDKKALLEIKKSLGNPHDLITWDPKTDCCNDWSQTTLSCDDNTNRVTSLILIKIKNAGYISPSIGDLLYLQHLDITNIRNLSGPIPSTLAKLTNLTFLKITQTNISGTIPDFFGEMQNITYINLSDNNLMGTIPQSLDQLSNLSYLQLDRNKLTGSIPESFGRLLSRKLEFLYLGHNKLSGVIPSSFTNWSFETLDLSGNKLEGDISFLFGENSNTFQLYLSRNKFEFDFSKLKFGGKLVSLKLNHNNIYGGFPAGFASRPWQEFNISYNNLCGKIPQGGYMIRFDIYSYVHNKCLCNYPLPPCKS comes from the coding sequence ATGAAGTCATCTCTAGTTTCAATTCTtccattctttctcttctttctatCTACATCACTTTCCCAAAGATGCAACCAAAATGACAAAAAAGCTCTCTTAGAAATCAAGAAATCCCTTGGCAATCCCCATGACTTAATTACATGGGATCCCAAAACCGATTGTTGTAATGATTGGTCCCAAACCACCCTATCATGTGACGACAACACCAATCGCGTTACATCCCTAATCCTCATCAAAATCAAGAACGCCGGTTACATCTCCCCGTCCATCGGAGACCTTTTATATCTCCAACATTTAGATATCACGAATATTCGCAATCTTTCAGGTCCAATTCCATCTACATTAGCCAAGCTTACAAATCtcacatttttaaaaatcactCAAACAAACATTTCAGGAACGATCCCTGATTTCTTTGGTGAAATGCAAAACATTACATACATCAATTTGTCAGATAACAATCTTATGGGTACAATTCCTCAATCACTTGACCAACTATCGAATTTATCGTACCTTCAATTAGACAGGAACAAACTTACTGGATCAATTCCAGAATCATTCGGGAGATTATTATCCCGAAAACTCGAGTTTCTTTACCTTGGACATAATAAACTTAGCGGAGTTATACCGAGTTCTTTTACAAATTGGAGCTTTGAGACCCTTGATTTGTCTGGAAACAAGCTTGAAGGAGACATTTCTTTCTTGTTTGGGGAGAATTCGAATACATTTCAATTGTATTTGTCTCGAAATAAGTTTGAATTCGATTTTTCAAAGTTGAAATTTGGGGGGAAATTAGTGAGTTTGAAATTGAACCATAATAATATTTATGGGGGTTTTCCTGCTGGTTTTGCTAGTAGACCATGGCAGGAGTTTAATATAAGTTACAATAATTTATGTGGCAAAATTCCACAAGGTGGGTATATGATAAGGTTTGATATCTATTCATATGTCCATAATAAATGCTTGTGCAATTATCCGTTGCCCCCTTGTAAATCATGA